From the Lathyrus oleraceus cultivar Zhongwan6 chromosome 3, CAAS_Psat_ZW6_1.0, whole genome shotgun sequence genome, the window cctcaagccctttggtttgctttgatcaaaatgatgaatttaGATACTTGGAGagcatatttgatggatgagagctttggaaccattgccatgcttgctttcatcttttCCTAGTCATATTAATGAGCATAGGGGCTTCTATGAGCCTTGAATCTTGTaactgctcaagctacaaacaaaagatgttagtgatatatttttgtgtttttggttagtaaacaaaataagaaaatcaataatatacaattcaaactttcttggtgatctcaaaccaactcacaagtgttcccacccaaaggtaaggggccaaaatgcaatgatccttgaggcaagatgtaaatgcaaatgttatgatgccatgagggatcttagggtcaaaattagggtcttacaacatCAAACTTAAAGGTATGTTAAGTCTCATATCCAATAAGAGTCGTGCAAGTGCTTATAAAATTGGTGTATTTGGCCAAATCTTGAATCTTTAGagtgtgaaagagaggaattaTGAAAGCTTTCTTGATCCTGTATGAGTGatccatttttttttgtaaaaataCAAGGGTGTTTTCATAAAGTATTATGACTAaaccacacacacacacactaaaatCATTTTAGATTCTCTATTTCTCAAAGAAAATAACCTAAAAATATTTTGGAGTTTATCCAATTGATTGGAGCATATTACCAATCAATTTATTAAGGGAGAATTGAGTCCATATATGATTATGATAATGCCTTAATGAAGGGTAATGACTCTCTATCAAATATTTCAAAAATGGGCAAAAGAAATTGATTATTTAGGTCATCCAATCAATTGGAATAAAGATCCAATCGATTGGACAATAAATTTTGCACATGGATTGTTTCCTTTTTAGTACCAACCTttagcctataaatagaggacCCTCAATTCACTTTTTCACACATTGAAATGTGAGCTAACTCACCTTTCTTactctctttctctctctaaAATATTTTTCTACTTTTCTCACATTTATTTAGCCATAGCGCTTTGAGAAAGTCCTTGTGTTTAAATGAGGAAACTTATTTTGGAAAGGGTAACATTGTAAATTCGACGAGAGTTATTTTTGTTGAGTGAACATCTTTTCCTTAGGATTTTTTTTGGTTCAAAGCTAAACATGACAAAAGCTTGTCTGGGAAATTTAGTATTAAGTCACTGTATCATTCACGAGTTGAGCCACTTAATGAAAAACTCTCTTTTTGGATTCTTGAAAATAACCAGTGAAAAATCTTCTTATTGGTTCTTGGGCTCAGCCTAGTGTAAAATCTCAACTTGATTCAAGATCAACTTGGTGTAACATCTCGGTTTGGTTCATGGTCAGCCCGTGTAAAACCCTAAATCAGTTCAGAGGATAGTCAATTCAAAACTCCACATTGGTTCGAGATAATTTTGTATAAAATCTTGGTTTAGCTTGAGGACTAAACCCTCAAAGCTCTATTTGTGTTTGTAAGGAAGACTAACTGATTCAATCCAATGTTCATTTTATGATTGGAAGTAAACTTgaaacttcattttctttgtaTAAGAGGGTTCACAAGCTTAACCTACTAAAACCTCATAAGCATTATTCGATACTCTCAAGATCAAGTCTTGGGGGAGAATAGTAGGTCACTTCTTTTGGACCTAACCTCTATAAATCTCAGTGTCAtctcttttcccttatctcttttACTTTCCGTATATTTTTTTACTCTGATTTTTCGCTGCATTATTCAAAAAATTTATTCAAAATGTTTATAAACTCTaatttagaagaaaaaaaattattttaacTTGTCATTTTTAAAACCCCTACAATTTACCCCTATTGTATGCGGAGTCACATGTTTAACACTTCCTACTTGTGAGGCTGATTATGAAACCATTGGTAACTTTTGTGCACAAGTCTTATGGCTAAAACAACAACTATTAGATTATGACTTAAAACTCTATTGCATTTTGATTAAGTGCAATAACACTAAGAATATGAGTCTACATTCACGCATTAAACATATTGGAATTAGGCACCGTTTCATTAAGAATCATGATGAAAAAGGGATGTCATTTTTGAATATATGGACATCAAATTTTAACTTGATGATATTTTTACAAAATTATTGTCCGCAAAATCTTTTCATAAAATTCGTAGGAAACTACGGATTGTTTATCCATCATGTTTTGAATAAAGATTTAGTctattaattatttaaattttacTATATATTTTATTGTTCACTAATGATTCCTTATGTATCAAGTTGTTTTTTATCAAGGCTATTGGTATGATCTCTCCAAACTCTATATTTTCACTATTTGATTCTTTAGTTGTTCTATCTTATATGTGCTAGTATATGTGTATGATATGATGCTTATTCATCCAATTTTTGAAACTATTTTATGATGTTTTTGTGCATGTTGACATCATTGATTGTTATGctcatgcattatttatcccTCTTCTATGTAGTTTTATATGTTGTAATCATTTTGTTTTGTTGCTTAGTAATTCAAGTCGTTATTATGCTATTTGTTGAAGTTGACATGTCTAATGACGTAATTCATCTATGATATAATCTTATGATTTTGCGTATAACTTTCTTTAGCCAATGTTTAGCTTAATTTTCTCTAGATAATTTTATCTGTTTGTTAGATTTATAAACTTAGGCTCCATTTCCATATATCTCTTTTTGATCTTGTCAAAGGGAGAGAAGCTGTAATGAGTCTAATGTGTTGATTTATGTCATTTTATGCAAATTTGCCAGGGTGCAATGTTTCAAGGGGGCAATGGAAACCCTTGATCACACTTTACTTAATTCTTAATGAGGTTCAACTTTAATGAAAGTTTTCAAGTTGCCAAGCATCAAAAAGAGGAGAGACTGAAATTTCTTTTTCTTCTAGGGTTTTTGATTTGATGCTTGTCTCCTCTAAACTAGATTTTGCGCATATCGTACAACAAATTGTAATACATGAAATGTTGTTTTACATTAAATCATGTTTTGCATCCATTAAATCAAGGAAAAGTGGTTCAAGATAAATTAGTCAATTATCTTACAACAAATTGTAATACATAAAATATTGTTTTGCATACATTAATTGAACCCTCAGTAAAAGTCTTTGTAAAGTGGTTCAAGATAAATTAGTTAGTTATCTTGGTCAAGAAACATAATTATACTAGTTTTAGACACAATCAAACAATTCATTTTATAAGGAAAAGTGGTTCAAGTCAAAATGGTTCATATCATACTAGCTTTAAATTCAATCAAACACttcatttttcttaaaataatgaattttttaaATATGATTCAAATATAGATTATGCATGACTCGAATAAATAAACGAATTACAAAAATATGATTTAACATTGTCgttgtgattcgaatcacaagATACTTTGACTCGAATTAGAAGTAAGGTTGATTTGAATCAAGCTAAAGGTTGTTTCGAATAAAACATTCATTTCAAAATCAAGATTTCAGTTCCATTAGCATGATTCAAATAAGTAATTTCCTTGACTCGAATCACTTATCCGAATCAAAGTTTCAAATTCTGAGTTGTTAGTTCTTGATTCAAATCACTTTCTCATTTAAGTCTATTCGTAATCACTCCACTTAACATGAATGAAATGGGTATTATTACTCTCTTAGTTCTCATTTTTTAAGTGTTTGATAACATCATAATTTTTAGAGTCTTTAACAATAGAGTTTTAGCTATCTAAATACACAAAATCATAATTAGATTGAATATGCATTCACCTTCAACCTCTAACAAGATTACTTGGGTTGACTGCTTATCAGTTCTTAGAGAAAGTGAGATATATCATAAAGGAATTTTTTTACCATTGATGTTTGTGAAGTTCTTGAGTTGCGCATCAAGATTAATATTTTATAGTGTTACTAGGATTTGACAATCTAACAGGAGAGAAAAGAAAGGATTTCTTCTCCACCGAAGACTCTGATAGACATCACTACAAGAAACTTAACATATAGTGACAACCATATTTCGTAGGTAAAGGTTGTATTTCGTAGGTATAACCTAATACACCTATATCGATGGTCGAATAATGTTTGTATTGTTTAAAAAACCAATATTATTTATTAGTCAAAGGGAAAGGAGACTTACACATCAAAATTTTGTCATTTTGCAAAAAACTATTGTACTATTGTAATGACATAAACTACACATATTGAAAATAACAAATACAAGGATCAAACCACATAGCAGTGTTTCTCTTTGGCATTCCATCGAGCATGTCTCTTGCTACCACATTTTGCATACATGGAAGTTGCAAAGAATGACTCAAAAGTGAATTGAATCATATCCATATGTAATAACAAAGAACAAATTGACCAATTTAATAATTTCCCAAAATCAAAATTTTCAGGAAATTGTCCAATCAAAGTATGGAAGAGTAACAGAAATCAGTAAGAGTATTGTCGATGAGTCATCGAAGAAGACAATATTTGTTATCTCGAATGGACTCTTCGGCGGAATAACTAGCTCAATGTTACATAGTCACTGATGGAAGACAAGATATGGTAAAATTAAGTTAAATTGATAAAGAATATACCTTCAAAATTTGATACCTTGCGAAAACAAAAGATGAGAAAAAGAGATGTCAGCGGGTGAAATCGAGAAGAGACGATAATTATTAATTGAAGAGAAAGTGCAGTCTCATAAAATTTTAGGTTAGAGTTAGGTTATTGAAAAGTTTAGCATTGGTTTTGAGTGCTAGATTTCCCACTAGTTCTTTTGAAAAAAAGTTTACCAGGAGGGActttttaagttttttttataagcaacttttttttttttagtttagtTTAGTTTTTTTTACAAGCAACGTCtaaattaattatatatatttttattgaaatgttttatatatttaaaaaaaaattattttaaccattttcatattataatattttaattcaaaattcaaaattataTTAGAAAAAAGTATTAAAGATATTGATTctattaaaaattaatttaagTATTAATAAAATTTTTTGATATATTTTTGTAATAGTATTTATTTAAACTATAAATTAAATTTGATCAAACAAATTAAAATGTGTATATTGTTTTGCATAAAAATGTAATAgtatttattttaattttaattatacttaataaaattaaattaatcTTTTGCCAAATTGGTAATAAACTATAAATTCAGACACAATTGTAAAGTCTCAGATTCAAACCCTGATTACGgtatttaatattttttttcatatATGATGTATATACCAATGACCTACTAAAATATTTGTGGGTAAGTCACAATTATTCCTACGGCTTATTTTTTGGTGTTACTATTTGGTATATGGCAATTTTCTAGTAGTGCATGAGTAAATGTTATTCCGAAATGAAGTTCGAGTTTTTATTCCTTCAAATAAGCAAAAATCTCATCCAAGGTACCAATTGGATAGAGTAAATATTGTTTCGTAATGGACGCTTGGAGCGGATCTAGGATCCacaatttaaaaaaaacatgaaaaCCAACATAAACATTAATATTACCTCAATAGTCGTGGAGTAAATCACTTTGCAACAAAACACATGAATTGTATTAAAGAATCGAATCTGGTCCTACTAATATACCTCGCAAAGGTGAAGGGTGAAGTTGATTACGACCACTCCCTTGATTTCATCTAGTTCCTCTACCTCGGATTGTCATATTAAGATATCTAGAAAATTCACCAACATGCAGTTAAAAATATGATAGCAAAAACGCAAAAATGTTGAATGACTGGTTGATGGTTGATTGTAAGGTTAACAAGGAAGCACAACTTAAATGAAACTGGAATCTTTTTGTATTGATATAGGAATATTCATAACAACAATTCATATGTGTGGAGCATGATCTTATCTCCAATGTAAATCATGAGATCTAAACTGAATCAAGTTATAGACATGGTATGATGTGGGTTTATATATGGCATTAACTAAACTATTCATTAGGACAATTTTGAGAAACCAATAAACAATGATAGTCTAACAAATAGTGATAAGGAGGCCATTAAGTACTCCAAGTTTAACTTTGGAATATCTTCATTAAGATTTGTTGAGTTCCAATTTTTTTTTACATAGATTGTGAGAAAATCTATACTTGCAAGAGCAAATGTGATAGAACCTAATTATTATGAAAGTTTCATGCAAACAAAACTAATAACACATATAAAAAAACATCGTTAATGATTTTGTAGAAAATCTTGATAAGTTTTGGTATATATACTAGAATCTATATCAAATTAAAGTATGGAGAAAATCATTATCAATCTACAATCAGATTATGAACTATTTACCAATCATATGACTATTTCTTCATCCTTCGTTACACTTGTGTAAATATGTGTAGATTTTGAACTACACTACATATAAATTCTCCAATAGTAAAAGAAACTCAAGCTTCctaaaaaaataatgaaacaATAGTCGCATTTCATAGACTATTCATTATGATTAGTTCAACTCAAAGCCACGAATCAGTCAAAAGATGCAGAAATGGATCAAGTAAAAAAGACATTGTAAAACAAGAAGACATATCTCTTGTTACTAACAATAATAAATGTTTATTTTTTATCTtcatattttatatttattttcaAATCTAACAAGCATAGAGGAGGAAGTAATTACAATGCTTATGAGAATGAGCAAAGTTAGTGTACACAATATGGGCTAGTGATGAAGATAAAGGTAGTTGGGGAGTTGCTGCCTTGTTATTGACATGAGGGCTGCATATTTTATTGTGCGATACAAGAACCGCGTCTCagattcaaaaattcatcaagctTAAGGCCAACAATAGAAAAAAACTTCAAGGTGCATATTTTATCGCGCGATACAAGAAACGCGTCTCGGATTCAAAAAATTCATCAAGCTTAAGGCCAACACTAGAAAATAACTTCAAACATCAAATCTCAATCATACCTTGTTGGAGATCTTAAATGAGAGTCATTGGTGTTCTTTGTATTCTTTGCAGCAATCAAAGAAATTACAACTTCAACCTTGAATCTTCTCTGCATTTATAATGAAAAGGAAATTAGACATGGTTACGTTTCGCTTAACTAGACAATAACAAAGAACACAAAACATCCATCCTATTTGATGCTGAAAGTATAAAAACCAAGTTTATTTAGCCAACATATTAACAAGTTTTGTAGAAGTTTTAAGACACAAACAAAGCCAAACAAGCACGTTCAAATTCCAATCAGGCTCAGTTCATGTCATAGGCATAATTGGTAGTGCTATTAGTAAATCAAGCTTAATTTCTTCttaaaaaaattaagaaaattTGTATATTTAGACTTACTAATTTATGGTCGGTTTGTCATTAGACTTGATTTCATGGGCTTTATCTACTATCATAAACAATAGTGAGACTAGTGAAACAACTTATTTCTTAAGTTGTTTTCACCTACAACTTATTTCCATCCATGATAGCGTAATAAAAAAACTTATAAAATAACATGAAAACATTAAATGCTTGCACTATACAAGTGTATAACTAAACTATCCATCCAAACTTTGTCTAGTAACTTTGGAATTAGTTTCCTCTAAACATTCTAAACAAAATCATGTAAATTAGAAACAAATTAGAAATTCATGATAATTATATCTGAAAAGTTTAAAATCAACATCAATTATACCTTAAAATTAGTAAAACAAAATATTGATTGTAACCATCGGACTAAATGAAGCGTTGTAGCGAAGATCAAAAATAAATGTCGCAACAACGAATTGTTATGATAGAAACCATGTGAATCAGATAAAGAGATTCTTTATATAAGTTTTACTACAGTGAATTGGTGATTCTGTGAGATTTGATTCAAGGAAAAGAAACTACCTCAAGTATTAGGTTTTGAGAAAGCGTGAACGATTTTGAACAAAGAGAAAGTTGAAGCAGTGATTTCCAACGAAGAATGAGAAGTAGAAATTTCAATCGATGAAGAAGAAGCAACAATTTTGATCGGCAGGGATTTTGACCGATGATAGATGAATATTGATTTCGATTGATGGAGGAGAAGCAACAGTTTCTATGATGGAGAAGTAGTGATTTTGATCTTAGAAACAATGATTTTGATGGAGGAAAAATGATTTCGATTGATGGAGGAAAAGTGATTTTGACgaagaaaaaaatatatttatgaTATGTGAATGAAATGTGATTTTGAATGGagaaaaaataatttataaaaaagGGTTTTACGTTAAAAACAAgagttttattttttatttaaaaataattttttaaaagaTAATAATATGTTTTACGTGGTTTTTTTAAAAGGGTATAGAATAttttatcttttttatttttatttatgtAATTAGAGTTAAATGGTTGTCTTTTAAATTGAGACTAACTATAAAAATAATTTCTAGGAAATTTTGGTAGCTAATTGTAAATTTTCTTGTAGTATGAATTTAGTGTTACTTATTTTTGAAGTTTAATAATCACTTAAGAAGACTATAAACTTCGTATCTTTTTTTCAAAAATTGGTAGCCTTTATATAAAGTTGGCAAAATCACATTCTAACAATattaaaaagagaaaaaataatAGCTATTATCATATGTGATGTAGGTTACAATACTTTTTTGTAAAGCTTCAATAcattttttttagaattttaattacTGAATATAGAAGCAAAGTAACAATATGCAGTTGTTTATATGTCAGAAACATCATGCTTAACCACCATCAACAATTGATAATAATCACAAAGTAAATGAAGGAAAAAAAACAGTCATACAATctaaacaataaaaatatattatgCCAAATTTTAGAATAAAAGTGTAGTCTCTCTTAATTTAAGTTGCTGGTATATACCAGAAATCTTACAATAAAACAATTCAGAATTAATAAAAACAGATAACAATTCAATGCataaagttttaaaataaaaaatagaaatcAAAGGGTGCAAATAGATTGTTAAGAGAGCACTCCATTATACATATTCATTTTTGAGCATTATGTGTGTTCTTTAAGGCATCTACAGCCTCTTGTGATTTTTCCTTCATTTGTTGACCAGCCTACAATAATAAAACATTCTCATCAATCACCAAAATTTTATATAATTGAATTAGACTCACTCTAAATTATTCAGTTAAACATTCAATCATTTTAATTAAATTGTTTATATAATTGTTCAAACCTCTTGGCAAGATTCTTTAGCCGATTGAGCAGCATTGCTTGCCTTATCCATCATATTGCTTCCTTTTTCCTAAATTAACAACTTTATATTAAATAATTATGCTTCAATAGTTTTAAACATAGTAAATAAAGTTAATACAATTAATTAATGTTAGCACTAATAAATAACCTGAGCTTGTCCAGTGGCTTGTCCTACTTGATGGCTTATATTTTGTGATTGATTCATCTTTAATTTCTCTTTTAGGATTTTGAAAGGGAATGGGTAACTAAAAAATACAACTTTTCTTGATGAATTTAATTCATAATTGTGTGGTGTATATATAGTTTTTCATATTTGTGAGGAGAATGACATATGTAATTATTTGCACCATTTATTGAAGATGCTTTAATTTGGGCTTAAGACTAGAAAATTTTCtaaaactttttttttaaattgacttGTTAAAATCATCCTACTAAAAATAGAAAGTACATTACTATCCAATATTTTAATGTGTTAAAAATAAAGTAAGAATGTAAGAGTAATGAATTTTAAATTTGTcaaattaattataatataaattTATTTTGAATTAGGTTTAATATTTCTATATATTCTATTTTGAACAATCTTTGCAGAAGGTCCTAGAGCAATCCTATGTGGACCATGATGTAACAATTGATCAGTTTGATGGCATTGTGGTCAATATTACCATATATAATAATTTGAAGAATGTGGAAGTATGTGCTTGTATGTTTAATGAAGAAGTAATCAAATCTAAGAAAGCCATGTCTATAatggttttgatgatgaaaacTCATCTTTGATGATAACTTATGAA encodes:
- the LOC127127748 gene encoding stress-induced protein KIN2-like; protein product: MNQSQNISHQVGQATGQAQEKGSNMMDKASNAAQSAKESCQEAGQQMKEKSQEAVDALKNTHNAQK